Sequence from the Blastocatellia bacterium genome:
CGACCTCGATCAGATGAACACGACGGACACATGAGCCGAGGCGCCCGCTCAGCTCAATCAGGCTCGGAACCGGCAGGCGTCTCTGCATGAAGTTATGAACAACCGATCAGCACTTTGAAATCTGTGAGGATGAGCACACGCCGATGAACCTGTTGTTGACGCTGCCTCTGCTGATTCCGCTGGCGACAGCGACGGCGCTGTTGTTGAGCTGGCGCTATCGGCGCGCCCAACGATTCCTCAGCGTAGTGGGAGCGACGGCGCTGCTCGGCTCATCGCTCGGATTGCTCTCATCAGTCTGGCGGCATGGCATTCACGTCTCGCAGATAGGAAATTGGCCCGCTCCGTTTGGCATCACGCTGGTGGCTGATCTGCTGAGCGCGACGATGGTTGTACTGGCCGGGCTGGTGGGTCTTGTCGTCGTTGTCTATTCGCTGGTCAGCATAGACGCGCGACGCGAATCATTCGGCTATCACTGGCTGTTGCACATCTTGTTGATGGGCGTTTGCGGTTCGTTTCTCACGGGCGACATCTTCAATCTGTATGTCTGGTTTGAAGTGATGTTGATCGCCTCCTTTGTGTTGATGACGTTGGGCGGCGAGCGCGCGCAGCTTGAAGGCGCGATCAAATATGTCACGCTGAACCTGATGTCGTCGGCGCTGTTCCTGGCGGCTATCGGCATCCTGTATGGCGCGGTCGGCACACTGAACATGGCCGACCTGGCTCGACAATTGAACACGGTGTCGTCGCCCGGACTGGCGACGACGCTGGCCATCTTGTTTTTGATCTCGTTTGGGATCAAAGCAGCGGTGTTTCCTTTCTTCACCTGGCTGCCAGCTTCCTATCACACGCCACCTGTTGCCATCTCAGCGATCTTTGCCGGCCTGCTGACGAAAGTTGGCGTCTATGCGTTGATTCGCGTCTTCACGTTGTTGTTTGTGCAGGATGTCGGCTATACGCACAGCGTGATTCTCGTCATCGCCGGCTTGACGATGGTGACGGGCGTGCTGGGCGCTGCCGCACAACGTGAGGTTCGGCGCATCCTTTCGTTTCACATTGTCAGTCAAATCGGCTACATGATCATGGGGCTGGGCCTGCTAACGCCGATGGCATTGGCCGGGTCCGTGTTCTACCTCATCCATCACATCATCGTGAAGACAAACCTGTTTTTGATTAGCGGCGTCATGCACAGACTGCGAGGAACCTACCTGCTGGCGCAGCTTGGCGGACTTTATCAGGCTGCGCCGTTGCTGGCGTTGCTGTTTCTCATTCCGGCGTCGTCACTGGCTGGCATTCCGCCGCTGTCTGGCTTCTGGGCTAAATTCGTGTTGGTCAGAGCCGGTCTGGAAAGTGAGCAATACGTGATCGTGGCGACAGCGTTGGCCGTGAGTCTGTTGACGCTCTTTTCAATGACCAAAATTTGGGCTGAAGCGTTTTGGAAACCATCAGCCAACAACGGCCAGCGCACAGCGGCTGAGCCTGCGTCATTGACGCTGCTGCTTCCCATTGGCGCGCTTGCGGGGTTAACGGTACTGATTGGGCTTGTCGCAGAGCCAGTCTTCGTACTATCGTGGCGTGCCGCTGAGCAATTGATGAATCCTGCGCAATACACTGAGGCGGTGCTGGGGAAAACGCGATAGCTATGTTTGTGCTGAACATCCTGTTGGCCCTGGCATGGGCGGCGTTGACCGGTCACTTCACGCCATTGAACGTGGTGGTTGGGTTTGCGCTTGGCTCGGCTGTGCTGTGGCCGGCGCGACGGATCATGGGGGCATCCAATTATTTCGTGAAGCTGCCGCGCGTGATCGGGCTAATAGCTTTTTTCTTGAGGGAATTGCTGCTGGCCAATCTGAAAGTGGCCATCCACGTGCTCTCGCCGCTGAAACATTTGACGCCGGGCATCGTCGCGGTGCCGCTTGATGTGACCTCCGATGTGGAGATTGCCCTGCTGGCCAACATGATCACGCTCACGCCAGGGACGCTCACGCTGGACGTCTCCACAGACCGTCGCGTGCTGTATGTTCACGTGATTGACCTGGATAATGCCGACCAAGTTCGGCGCGACATCAAAGAGGGATTTGAACGACGTATTCAGGAGGTTTTTCAATGAGCTTATCCACGCTGGCGCTGCATGTTGTGTTGCCGGTGTTAACCGTGGCCGTGTTGTTGGCGTTTGTGCGGCTGATGCGCGGGCCGAGTTTGCCTGATCGGATTGTGGCGCTTGACCTGATGGCGACGTTCGGCATCGGTATCATGGCCGTCTATAGCATCGCCACGGGACAACCAGTTTATTTAGACGTGGCGATTGTGGTGGCTTTGCTCTCATTTCTGGGAACGGTGGCTTTTGCCCGCTACGTGGAATGGAGCCGGCGATGAGGCAACAGGTGCTCAGCGGCGTCTTGATGGTGGTCGGCGCGTTGGTCATGCTCATGGCCGGCATCGGGATTGTGCGGCTGCCGGACGTGTTCACCCGCTCTTCAGCTACGTCCAAGGCAGCCACACTTGGCGCCGGTTGCCTGCTGCTGGCCGTCGCTGTGTTCTTCGACGAACTGAGCATCACGACACGCGCGCTGACGACAATCGCATTCATTTTTTTGACCGCGCCGGTTGCCGCGCACATGATTGGCCGCGCTGCTTACTTCATCGGCGTCCCGCTCGCCAGTACCACGGTCGTAGATGAGCTGCGCGGACGCTACAATGTGCAGACGCATGAGCTGGCCGGCGCTGATGAGCCTGAACCTCATTCTTGAATGATCACCTGGCAAAGGACACACGCATGGAAAAAACTGTACAGTCGCGCAAGCAAAAGGAAGTGACGAAGACGAATTGGTTGGCTCGATTTCTCAGCGTCATCGAGCGAGCTGGCAATGCGCTGCCGCATCCGGCAACGTTGTTTGCTCTCTTGGCGCTGATTGTGATGGTAGCATCAGCAGTTGCCGCCAGCTTCAACCTGACAGTGACCCACCCCGGAACGAAGCAACCTGTTTCAGTAGTCAATCTGATGAGCGTCGAAGGGCTACACCGCATCTTGACCTCGACGGTCACTAACTTCACCAACTTCGCGCCGCTGGGCACGGTGTTGGTGGCGCTGTTGGGCATCGGTGTGGCTGAAGGTAGCGGGTTGATTGCTGCGGCGTTGCGGCTGCTCGTGTTGTCAGCGCCGAGGCGCTTGCTCACATTCGTCATTGTCTTCGCTGGCGTGATGTCCAACGCGGCCAGTGAAGTTGGGTACGTCTTGCTCGTCCCGCTGGCTGCGGTCATCTTCTTAGCCGTCGGGCGACATCCCGTGGCCGGACTGGCTGCCGCGTTTGCGGGCGTGTCAGGCGGCTACAGCGCCAATTTGTTGCTGGGCACGGTAGACCCGCTGCTGGCCGGCCTTTCGCAGGAGGCGGCTCGCATCGTCAACCCGGCATATCAAGTCAATCCGGCATGCAATTATTACTTCATGGCAGCATCAACATTCGTCATCGCCCTGGCCGGCACGTGGATCACCGAGAAAGTCATCGTGCCACGACTGGGCGCATATACCGGCGACGAGAAAGCAGCAGAGATGCAACCACTGACGCCGGAAGAACGACAAGGACTCAAGTGGGCGATGGTCACGCTGTTGCTGCTAACAGCCATCTTATTGTGGGGCACGGTTCCCGCTGGCGGGTTCCTTCGAGATGCCAAGACGGGCAGTTTGCTGCATTCACCGTTCATGTCTGGCATCGTCACGCTGATCTTTTTCGGCGGCGTGCTGGCCGGACTGGCTTACGGTATTGGCGCGCGTACCATTCGCAGCGATAGCGACGTGATGAAGGCGATGGCCAAATCCATGGAGACACTCGGCGCCTATCTGGTGCTCGTCTTCTTCGCTGCGCAATTCGTCGCCTTCTTCAACTGGACGAATCTGGGCATCATCACGGCCATCAAAGGCGCTGAGATTCTGCGCGCATCTGGCTTGGGCGATATCCCATTGATGATCGGCTTCATTCTGGTTT
This genomic interval carries:
- a CDS encoding Na+/H+ antiporter subunit D, whose translation is MNLLLTLPLLIPLATATALLLSWRYRRAQRFLSVVGATALLGSSLGLLSSVWRHGIHVSQIGNWPAPFGITLVADLLSATMVVLAGLVGLVVVVYSLVSIDARRESFGYHWLLHILLMGVCGSFLTGDIFNLYVWFEVMLIASFVLMTLGGERAQLEGAIKYVTLNLMSSALFLAAIGILYGAVGTLNMADLARQLNTVSSPGLATTLAILFLISFGIKAAVFPFFTWLPASYHTPPVAISAIFAGLLTKVGVYALIRVFTLLFVQDVGYTHSVILVIAGLTMVTGVLGAAAQREVRRILSFHIVSQIGYMIMGLGLLTPMALAGSVFYLIHHIIVKTNLFLISGVMHRLRGTYLLAQLGGLYQAAPLLALLFLIPASSLAGIPPLSGFWAKFVLVRAGLESEQYVIVATALAVSLLTLFSMTKIWAEAFWKPSANNGQRTAAEPASLTLLLPIGALAGLTVLIGLVAEPVFVLSWRAAEQLMNPAQYTEAVLGKTR
- a CDS encoding Na+/H+ antiporter subunit E → MAMFVLNILLALAWAALTGHFTPLNVVVGFALGSAVLWPARRIMGASNYFVKLPRVIGLIAFFLRELLLANLKVAIHVLSPLKHLTPGIVAVPLDVTSDVEIALLANMITLTPGTLTLDVSTDRRVLYVHVIDLDNADQVRRDIKEGFERRIQEVFQ
- a CDS encoding cation:proton antiporter; translation: MSLSTLALHVVLPVLTVAVLLAFVRLMRGPSLPDRIVALDLMATFGIGIMAVYSIATGQPVYLDVAIVVALLSFLGTVAFARYVEWSRR
- the mnhG gene encoding monovalent cation/H(+) antiporter subunit G, which produces MRQQVLSGVLMVVGALVMLMAGIGIVRLPDVFTRSSATSKAATLGAGCLLLAVAVFFDELSITTRALTTIAFIFLTAPVAAHMIGRAAYFIGVPLASTTVVDELRGRYNVQTHELAGADEPEPHS
- a CDS encoding AbgT family transporter, translating into MEKTVQSRKQKEVTKTNWLARFLSVIERAGNALPHPATLFALLALIVMVASAVAASFNLTVTHPGTKQPVSVVNLMSVEGLHRILTSTVTNFTNFAPLGTVLVALLGIGVAEGSGLIAAALRLLVLSAPRRLLTFVIVFAGVMSNAASEVGYVLLVPLAAVIFLAVGRHPVAGLAAAFAGVSGGYSANLLLGTVDPLLAGLSQEAARIVNPAYQVNPACNYYFMAASTFVIALAGTWITEKVIVPRLGAYTGDEKAAEMQPLTPEERQGLKWAMVTLLLLTAILLWGTVPAGGFLRDAKTGSLLHSPFMSGIVTLIFFGGVLAGLAYGIGARTIRSDSDVMKAMAKSMETLGAYLVLVFFAAQFVAFFNWTNLGIITAIKGAEILRASGLGDIPLMIGFILVSASINMIMGSASAKWAIMAPVFVPMFMLLGYTPELTQAAYRIGDSVTNVISPMMSYFALIIAFVQRYDKSAGIGTVIATMLPYSITFLIVWTIMFTLWIAAGLPVGPGAELYLKTT